One Aquarana catesbeiana isolate 2022-GZ linkage group LG04, ASM4218655v1, whole genome shotgun sequence genomic region harbors:
- the AGTR1 gene encoding type-1 angiotensin II receptor, with amino-acid sequence MNASIENVEVDCSKSGRHNYLFITVPIIYSIIFIVGIFGNSLVVIVIYCYMKMKTVASIFLMNLAIADLCFVITLPLWAAYTAMRYEWPFGSFLCKLASGAITLNLYTSVLLLTCLSIDRYRAIVHPMKSRIRRTMMFAKISCTAIWILACLASLPTYVFRRVILIKEENLTVCAFYYKSNETQKVLIGMAITKNVLGFFIPLLIILTSYIFIGKTLKSTFQRQRGKSRYDDILKMIVAIVLVFFFCWLPHQVFTFLDILIQLGHIKSCVVEDIVDSAMPITICIAYFNSCLNPFLYGFFGKNFRKHFLQLLKYIPPQIRTHASLNTKTSTLSYRPSDNNRALVRNPLKLNEHEEIHTGGT; translated from the coding sequence ATGAATGCATCAATAGAAAATGTTGAGGTTGACTGTTCCAAATCCGGAAGACACAATTACTTGTTCATTACTGTCCCAATAATTTACAGCATTATATTCATTGTAGGAATTTTTGGGAATAGTCTTGTGGTTATCGTCATTTATTGCTACATGAAGATGAAGACAGTGGCCAGCATATTTTTAATGAATTTAGCCATTGCGGATTTGTGTTTCGTGATCACATTACCTCTGTGGGCAGCATATACAGCCATGCGCTATGAATGGCCTTTTGGTAGCTTCTTGTGCAAATTGGCATCAGGAGCAATTACATTAAATTTATACACATCTGTACTTCTACTTACGTGTCTCAGCATTGACCGATACAGAGCCATTGTGCACCCAATGAAATCCCGCATTCGCCGCACCATGATGTTTGCCAAGATAAGCTGTACTGCAATATGGATTCTTGCATGTTTAGCTAGCCTCCCCACTTATGTCTTTCGGAGAGTAATCCTCATTAAAGAAGAAAACTTAACAGTTTGTGCTTTTTACTACAAGTCCAATGAAACACAAAAAGTATTGATTGGAATGGCCATCACAAAGAATGTTCTTGGATTTTTCATTCCTTTATTGATAATTTTGACAAGCTACATCTTCATTGGGAAGACACTGAAGTCAACATTCCAAAGGCAAAGAGGCAAATCCAGGTATGATGACATACTTAAAATGATAGTGGCAATcgttctggtgttcttcttctgttgGCTTCCACATCAAGTGTTTACTTTTCTGGACATTTTGATCCAGCTGGGGCACATAAAAAGTTGTGTGGTAGAAGACATTGTAGACTCGGCTATGCCAATTACCATATGCATTGCTTACTTCAACAGTTGTCTGAACCCATTTTTGTATGGGTTTTTTGGCAAGAATTTCCGGAAGCACTTCCTGCAACTTCTTAAATACATACCACCACAGATAAGGACACATGCAAGCCTGAACACGAAAACAAGTACTCTTTCTTATCGACCATCAGACAATAACAGAGCCTTAGTCCGAAACCCTTTGAAGTTGAATGAACATGAAGAAATACATACAGGGGGTACTTAA